The genomic DNA TGCTCGGCAACGGCTTTGGGCGTCGGTGCTGATTTGGCTCCGCCGGCAACTATTTCATCAACGGCTGTTTTGACTACGTCACAAACGACTAATTCATAACCGGCTTTTAATAAATTTTTGCTCATCGGTTTCCCCATAATTCCTAGTCCAATAAATCCAATTTTCATCTTTCATCTCTCCTAAATATTATTATAGCAATGATACACTGCTACTTAC from Pelorhabdus rhamnosifermentans includes the following:
- a CDS encoding NAD(P)-binding domain-containing protein; protein product: MKIGFIGLGIMGKPMSKNLLKAGYELVVCDVVKTAVDEIVAGGAKSAPTPKAVAEQADIVITMLPNSPHVKQVVLGENGVIEGAKKGSIV